GGCTGCCGACACGGCGACAACTTCGAACAGTCGACAGAGCCTTCCCCGTGTAATCGTCCTCGCAACGGGCGGAACGATATCGGGAACCGCGGACGCCCGGTCTGCGATCGGCTACAACTCGGGCGAACGGACCGGGAAGCAGTTGATCAAGGACGTCCCGGACATCGGGAAATTCGCGACGATCAGCGCGGAACAGATTTCGAATGTCGGCTCGCAAGACATGAGCGACGGCATCTGGTTCCAGCTGGCGAAGCGTATCGATGAGATCTTCGCCAGGGGCGAGGCAGAGGGTGTCGTGATCACCCACGGTACCGATACGATGGAGGAGACGGCCTTCTTCCTGAAAAACGTATTGCACTCCCGTCAGCCAGTGGTCCTGGTCGGATCGATGCGGCCGGGCGGGGTGGTCGGTGCCGATGGCCCGAACAATCTTCTGGAGGCGGTGGAGGTTGCTGCCAGCCCGCAATCGAAAGGACGTGGAGTCATGGTCGTCATGAACGACACGATTCATGACCCACGCTGGATCACGAAGACGAATACGACTTCGGTTCAGACTTTCATGTCCCCGAACGCCGGTCCGATCGGTTACGTGGACCCGGCATCCGTCCGCTACGTCGCGCCTGCCACGGAAGCTCGCCCGTCAGGCTTCACGCTGCCTGCAGCCGGCCAGTTGCCTCGCGTGGACATCGTCTATGCGCACAGCAATATGGATGCATCGCAGATCGATCATGCCGTCGCTGACAACGCGAAAGGCATCATCGTTGCCGGTGTCGGCGATGGCGACGTCTCCAAGGCTGCATTGTCTGCGATGGAGCGTGCGGCAAAGATGGGAATCGTCGTGGTTCGCGCTTCCCGCGTTGGGACAGGATTCGTGAACCGGAACGTCGAGATCGACGATGACAAGAGCGGCTTCGTTGCATCGCTCGATCTCAATCCGCAGAAGGCCCGCCTGTTGACGCAATTGCTGATCGCAAACGGTGTCACCACGCCTGCGAAAGTGCAGGATGCGTTTTCGACTACGTATTGATTTCAGGTGTGCCGTGCTATCCGAACCGCGTCCCTTGGGACGCGGTTGCTTTCGTTTACGGCGTAAGCACGGCCTGGGCAGCGCATGACGGCGGGCGGGCGCGGTTAGAATGCTGGCGTCGCCGCCGGGCGCGACGTTCGTTCCACACAAGGCTAGCCGCGCGTCATGGAAATCAAGTGGATTGAGGACTTCGTTGCCCTCGCTCAATACAAAAGCTTCTCTCGCGCAGCGGAATTCCGGAATGTGACCCAATCGGGATTCAG
This Paraburkholderia sabiae DNA region includes the following protein-coding sequences:
- a CDS encoding asparaginase → MNTMPRLVTSSCLTVSALLIAACIALPLCSTAAQAADTATTSNSRQSLPRVIVLATGGTISGTADARSAIGYNSGERTGKQLIKDVPDIGKFATISAEQISNVGSQDMSDGIWFQLAKRIDEIFARGEAEGVVITHGTDTMEETAFFLKNVLHSRQPVVLVGSMRPGGVVGADGPNNLLEAVEVAASPQSKGRGVMVVMNDTIHDPRWITKTNTTSVQTFMSPNAGPIGYVDPASVRYVAPATEARPSGFTLPAAGQLPRVDIVYAHSNMDASQIDHAVADNAKGIIVAGVGDGDVSKAALSAMERAAKMGIVVVRASRVGTGFVNRNVEIDDDKSGFVASLDLNPQKARLLTQLLIANGVTTPAKVQDAFSTTY